The bacterium genomic sequence CCTGTGCCTTACCAAGAGCTGTCAAGGTAGAAAATCAAGAGGTGATTTGCTGGAACTGTGGAGACTTCTCGATAAATAAAAAATATAGAACTCTTGGTGTGGCGATTAAATTAAGAAAAGCGGCAAAAGAATGTGTGGATAAAGGAATCGTCCCGTTTTTATATGCCCATCCTAATGATAAAATGCTGGTAGTTCACCTTAAAGTAGGTCATACTGTTATTGGCAAAATGTTTCGTTATGCAAAATTATTAAAGCTTAATGCTAAGATTGAGGAGAGATGGGGTAAAAATTTTCGTTGGGTAAGTAAAATTATTAATCCAATGATGAAATGGACAGGCACGGAAATATTTAGAAAAAGGATATACGAATTTACTATCACCACGGATAGATTTGGAGATGAATTTAATTCCTTTTTTGATGAAGTAAAAGGAAATTATCCCGTAATTGGCGTCCGAAGTGCAAAGTATCTAAATTGGCGATTCCGTGAACATCCATTGTATAATGTCGAAACTATTATATTGAAAAAAAATACCTCCATCGTCGGCTATCTTATCTTTATAACCGAAGCCGGTATTGTGCATATCAAAGACTTCCTTTACCTTAACGAGGAAGCAGGAATGGAACTTTTAAGTAATTTAATCATAGAATTAAGAAAAAGAGAGGTCTATTCTATTTCTGCCGGGCTACTTAACACAAATCCATTCATTAATATACTGAAGAAGTTTGGTTTTTCATTACGGCCAGATTCATCTTCAGTCATTGTGCATCCGAATTCTTCCTTTGAATTTGCTGATTTAGTTCTGGATGGAAGTAAATGGTTTATGACAGTTGGGGATAGGGATGTATGAAACATTTCTCGGTGGTGTCTGAAAATAACTCTAATAGTGAAATCTATGCAGATTTGGTGTCCAAAAGGGATTTCCTCCAAAGAGCAAAATGCAAAAAGCAAATATAAAAATTACATATCAAAATGTAAAATTATCTCTTTCCTTTCAGCGTTAAAATACTTGAAGCAAAGATATTACCAAATTCCTCCAACTCTTTGAGAAACCCTGCTACTTCCTCTTTGAAATTTGATTTGTAATTTTGCATTTTGATATTTAATATTTAATATTTGATATTTAATATTTATTTGTTGTCTCTCCCAAATCCTATTTTGCAGAATCCTATACACTATTTTAACCTTTATGCTAGATTAAGACATCACTCATTTTTCCTGCTTACCAGTTCATCCACATACAACAACCATCCTTCAAGCGTTTTATCTGGATAAATCTTTGAGAGTAATCTCAAATAGGTATTTACTTGTTTCTGGTGTTGTGCTGATTGGGGTTCACCGGATTTAAACTCAATTACCACCACTTTATCTTGCCAGACCAGAAGCCGATCTACTCGATACTGTTGACCACTTTCATCGACTATCTCCTTTTCGCAATAGATACTAATATCCGGTGCAAGCATAAACCATTTTCGCATCTCTTCTCTTTTAAAAAAATCTCTCAAGATAGGAATTATCTCCTGTTTATCTTGACTTAAAGTGCCAAACCTGTTCTCAATTTCTTCCTCCCATTGTTCCGATAGCCTTTCTATCCCCGCGAGAAACTCGTGAATAAATATTCCTCTCTCTTTAGCCTTTTTACGGCCAGTATCCCGCAATTCATCGATATTTATCTTTGGACGATAAAGTTTATCTTGCCATTCATTGACCTGGGGAGGATAGATATGACTTTTTCTCTGCTCTAAAGTTTTTGGAGTTTGAATAAGAGGTGAGCCAATCTCAAGGCGGGGTTCAAGAATTGGCACAGGTAACTTTTTATGACCTTTGAATTTCGGAAGAAAGATATAAAGTTCATCAATAGCACGGGTCAATGCCACATAAAATATATTTAGCCCTTCTATCAATTGGGCGGTGAATTCTCTCTCGTAAAGTTCCCTTAGTTTTGCAGATGCCTCTCGATATTTTTCAACAATACGATAAGGTATAATTCCCTCACCATCCTTTTCATAAATCTCATTAATTGTTGATTTTTCCAGATATGCAAATGGATAAATGACTACTGGAAATCCAAGCCCTTTTGCCTTATGGATGGTCATTACCCGAATGGCGTTGGCATAGCCGGGTAAAACCACCTGAAAGTCCTTTTTCTCCTCTTCATCTTTGTTCCAGCGGGCAAGAAACGACTTAAGGCTATTTTCCCCTTCTACCTCAGTGTTTTTCAACACCTCAAGCAATTGAAAAAAGAATCCTTCTTCATTTGGAAATTCCTGAAACACATTATACCCTTTCAAGATTTTGCTGACTAAATCATAAGGCGGCAGAAAGCCAACCATCTGAAAATAGTTTTCTAAATGCGACTCCCATACCTCCGGGAATTCATCGCGGAAAAGGGTGTAAAGAGCCTTTCTTTTTATTCGATTTTTAAGAAGAAAGGAATAAATCGTGAAATGAGTAAGCCCACTTGCCTTGAGGAAAATATCCCCTTGCAAAAAGCCTGCAAATGAAAGATTGTCAATGGGTGAGTTCAGGAATTTTAAGAAACAGACTATTTCCTGAATCAAGTGGTGTGAAGAAATGTCAAGGGTCATTTCTGAAGCCACGGCAATCCCTGCACCAGTTAAAACCCTGGTAACCCATGATGCCTCATCATTCGTTCTAACAAGAATGGTAACTTCCCCTGGAGAAAATCTATGGATTATTTTGTTCTGAATGACATCAACAAGATACTGTTCAATTTTCGGATATAATTCATCTTTATCCAATGGTTCATCTATCGACTCTATTCGGACATATCCACCTCTAAATTTCTCTTTTGATTTCTGTTGGCTATGGAGATAAGTTTCAAAGGGAATGGAGAGTTTTACCTCTTCTGCCCAATGGCTTAGATTTTCCTGGCAAAAGGTATTATTGACAAATTCAACGATATTCTCCCGACTTCGGTAGTTTATCTCCGGGAATTCTTCTTTAATTTTCTCTTTCTCTACGCTTGGGAAATTTGCTTTTGCCTCATCAAAAAGGGCACTTTCTCCCCCTCTGAAGCCAAAGATAGCCTGTTTTTTATCACCAACATAGAAAAGCGAACCTGTCTTTGAAAGTGCCTCTTCGATAAGCGGAAATAAGGTTTGCCACTGGCTTCGACTCGTATCCTGAAATTCATCTATAAAGAAATGTGCAATACGGTCACCGAGATGAAAATAAACTTCTGGAACAGCCCCTTCGTTTTCAAGGAATGTGTTCAACAGGATGTTCAGGTCTTCGATGAAGATGATTTGCATGTGTTTTTTAAAGGAATCAACACCTTCATCAAAATGGCTAATAATATCAATGAATGGGGCAAAACGGCAGTGCGCGGTCATTTCGGCAAGGGAAGATATACCCTGCCGAATCTCCTGCCATATCTTCTGATGGGAAGGGGTAATAATTGAACCTTTGTTACAAATCTCATTCACAGCATCCTTTAGAAACATTTTACTTTCCCAGGGTTGATAGTGAGCATCATTTCTGAAATTGTCAACGGCTCTCTTAAAGTGTGTATTAAACATTACCTTTTCCTTGCCCATTTCACAAAATCCTTCCACATCTTTGATAAGATTCGTTCGTAGTTTTTTTATATCTTCGCTTGTGCAAACTCTTTTTACCTTGAGTCCTTTTAGAACCTCCAGTTTTCTTAGACTACTGATATTTGTAAGGATTTCGTTCTTTATATTCCAGGTAATCCTTGAATTGATATGCAGAAGTTCATCGACAAAATTAAGGAAGATAGCCTCGAGGGGGGAATTATGATATACCTGAGAGAGAAGTTCATCAAGGGCAAAATTGAATGCCTGGGATGAGCTCATTTCTATTTCAAAATGTGGTGGAATCCCCAATTCAAGGGCAGAGGCAGTAGTTACTGATGTCAGAAAAGAGTCAATGGTTTGCACCTTAAAATCTGAATAATTATCAAGTAGTTCATTCAGTTTTTTTTCAGCTAATTCTTTGTTTTTAGAATCACCGAGAGCCATTTTCTTAAGGTCAAAAATGATTCTTTCCTTCATCTCACCAGCGGCTTTGTTGGTAAAGGTAATAGCCAGGATGTTGCGGGCAGAGGTTTTTATCTCTGGCGAAATGAGAAACTTTATATAGCGTTCAGACAGGGTCATAGTTTTCCCCGCACCTGCTGAAGCAGATATAACCAGAATATGTGGAAATTCCATATATTTAAAGTATAGCCCTAGTGCTCTGTCGCTACTCAATTGATGTGCTCCCTTGGCCTAATCATTACCCACATCTTTTAGTGGACAGATTAGATAGAAATTCCAAATTCCAAGCACCAAATTCCAAATAAATTCCAAATTCCAAACACTAAATTCCAAAGTTTATATTACAACGATGGAAATTCATTTAGACTTTTCGTAACTATTCACCACGAAGAGCACGAAGGGCAGGGAGATGTTACAGAACAAATCTCTTTATGCCTTCTTTCAATCTTTCCACATTGAAATTTATCAATAGACCAACCTTGATATTTGCCAATTTCATATATGTCAATATTTGAACTTCATGAATTCGATAATTCATCAAATTTCACTTCGTGCTCTCCGTGCCCTTCGTGGCGAATAGTTACCTTTATTCTCATCTTAAAATCTTTCGAGCCCAAAGACTCATTTGCCTCAATATAGTTTGCTCCAACTGAACCCGAAGCCCTAATTATTTGCTTTAGATATTCGATATTAGTAATAGTTTTAGGTAGTTTCTTACAGAATAAAGCAACCTCTTGAGCAAATTGATAAGTTCTTTCTTCTAAATCATATTGTTTGGAATTTTGAATTTTGGTCATTGGAATTTATTTGTATTTTGGAATTTGTGATTTGGAATTTTGCCACTCACTCCGCTCTCCTGCAATCTCTAATCTCCCGTTTATAGTTTATCCTTGCTTACCTCATCTTGTTACCCAACTTGTGGGTAAGGATTAGACCCCCGCCAGCGGGGGACAACGGCCAATCAATCACTTGAATAGCGACAGAGCACTAGAATAGATAAACTTCTTTATTTCTTAGTGTTTTCGTGGCTGAGTAGTTACAATTCCTGAGCATAAATTCAAAATAATTTGATGTATTTCTTCAACACTTTTTTGTCGGTTGATTATTTTCACCCTTGCCGATTCTTGTTTGCTGATTTCAAGGTAACCCTGTCGGACTCGTTGATGGAAGTCAAGTGCCTCTTGTTCAATTCTATCTCCCAGACCTGCCGTAGATAAAGTTTTAGCCATTTCCAATCCTTCTTGCGGGTCAACATCCAGAACAAAGGTTAAATCTGGCTTAATCTCCTGGGTAACCACAGCGTTAAGTTTTTGAATCAAATCTTTATTTAGCCCTCGACCATAACCCTGATAGGCCATCGTAGCGTCAATAAAGCGGTCACAGATAACTATTTTACCTGCCGCTAATGCTGGTTTTATTACCTCCTCGATATGTTGAGCTCTGGCAGATAAATATAGAAATAACTCAGTTAAAGCCGACATATTGGAATTCTCCGGGTCTAACAATATCTGCCTTATCTTATCACTAATCTTAGTTCCACCGGGCTCATAGGTATGAATTACTTCAAACCCTTTTTCTCGCAATGCCTTTGTAAGTAATTCTGACTGGGTAGTCTTTCCACTACCCTCAGTGCCTTCAAAGGTAATGAACATACTGAGACGATTCATTTTTATCATTTTACTCTAATTTTTTTTGGATTTTATCGACCTGCATGACCTTTTGCCGCACCATCTATAATGGTGTTGCTCAGATATAGCAATTAGCAATCGACTTTTTAACCAGGCTCGAGCTATATTTAAACAACACATTCATTCGTAGTGGTATATTATACCCAAATAAATTGAGTTTGCAAATATTTTGCTCTAAAAAGGGAGCAAGGATTTGAGGGGTCAAGGATTCAAGGGAGGTGAAAAATAAGGTGTTCACTCGCCCCCTGGATCCCTTGACTCCTTGAATCCTTTCAAGAAAGTTTTTGCAAACCTGTTTTCTTTGAGTATAATTATTCGGCATTAACCTCTTCTTCTGTAGAATACCCCAAAAAGTAATATTAACCACCTAAAATTATACAAAATTTACTATTTTTTGTCAATGTTTTTATTGACAAGTTGAGATAATAGTGATAAAATACAGAAAAACTGTATAATCACTTGTTAGACTAAAAGAGATTAAACCACGAAAGGCAGAGAGAACACGAAGTGAAATTTGATGAAATATCTAATAAAGTTAGCAAATATTAAAGTTGGCTTGTTGATAAATTTTAATGTAGAAAGGTTGAAAGAAGGCATAAAAAGATTTGTCTTGTCCAATCTTCGTGACCTTCGTGCTCTTCGTGGTAAAAGAACAGTCTAACAAAACAATGAACCTGACAGAGCAGATTATTTTATCGTTGGGCGGGCTACATGAAAGGGTCTAACATGCAAGACTATGAGCGCCAAGTCAAACTCAAGTTCAAGTTGCTTGCCACTTTCTACGATTTGTCCGATATACCCTTCCTATTGAACGGAAAGGGGAATCCTAGACGCGCCCTGGCACGGAAGATACCTAACGAGACTTTGCGTATCTTGGATGTATGCGTCGGAAGTGCAAACAGTGCGATAGCCGTCGCGGAAGCCAATGACCAAAACGAGATTATCGGGGTAGACTTATCCCCTGATATGATTGCTGTGGCTGAAAGCAAAATTCGGAGACGTGGCATACAGAATATCTTCATTCACCAAATGGACGCAACTAAGATGACGTTCCAAGATGGCGAATTTGATATTGCTATGATTTCGTTTGGGTTACATGAATTGGATTATGACCTGATGATAGACATACTGAAAGAGATGTGCCGTGTACTCAAAGAATCAGGTAAACTGTATCTCGTTGACTACGAGCGAGAAGATGGTCTCCTGAAGAATCTTGTGCTCTCCATTCATTTGAAGATTTTTGAGCCAAGCCATATGCCGCAGTTTCTCAAGTATGATTGGGTTGAGATACTGCAAAGCATAGGATTTCAAGTCACCGAGACAGAGAAGTACCTGTTCTCTAAACTGATTTGCGCTGTCAAGCAATCCAATGCGGAACTCACCGCCGCCCAACAAGCGGTTGCAGCCGACCGCCTTCGGCGCGGGTAAGCGTGGCGCACTTTGCCAGCAATCGTTCTGGTTAGCGTGGCGAATCTCGCCATAGTCGGCGGCGGCTGAACCGCAGGCCGTTAGACAAAAACAACTTTGGAGATTATCTATGATTTCTGAAAAAACAATTAAAAAAGCAATAGAACGATTGATAGAGGTAGCAAAGCCACAAAAGATATACCTATTTGGCTCTTATGCGCGTGGTGATGCTCGAGAACAATCTGATTTAGACTTTTTGATTGTTGAACAAACGATAAAAAGTCAACGAAAGGAAATGGTTTATCTCCATGATGCAATTCGTTCAATGTGTATTCCTGTAGACATTATACCTGTAAGCGAAGCTACTTTTAATGAATGGTCCAATGTGCCAGGTACTGTCATCCATAAAGCCAGAACTGAAGGACGATTATGCTATGAAAAATCGTAAACTTGCAGAACGGTTTCTGAGGCTTGAACCAAAAGGTAAGTGGGAAGCCATTAACTGGCAGAAAGTAAACACTGAAGTAAGAAGGCTGCAAATGCGTATTGCAAAGGCAGAGCGGGAAGGGAAATATTTACTTTTCCATGGTTTGAGCAATCAACTAAGATATTTGGTTATACTGCCGGGTTTTAGTAATAGAACCATACAGATGCTTGAGCCGTGTGCGGGGAAACTCGCTCGCACGATTCTTAGGGGGAAAGTGAGGCGAGAGCCTCGCGCTCTACCCGATTCCCCAGCTTCACATTGGGTTCTTGCCATGCAATGTCCTCCACTATGAGGTGAAATATGTGGAATTATCGAGTTGTACGGAAAAAACATATTTGCGTTGATTCAACAGATAATAAAGAAAGAGTGGACTACACATATGCCATACATGAGGCATACTACGACAAAGAAAGATATGTTGGAGCTATCACCAACGATCCAGTTGAGCCTTTCGGAGAGAATATCGAAGAGTTACGGCATTCATGGGTAATGATGGCAGAGGCATTCGGTCAGCCAATCCTTGACTATGACAATATTCCTGAGCCGGGATACGAGAGAAAAGAAGACTCCATGGGTTCTGCACTTGATGAAAGACTCAAAGAACTGGAAACTGGTAGCACTAAGCTAATTCCATGGGAGCAGGTAAAGAGGGACTTAGAAGAAAAATATGGGCAGTTTGACGAAGAGGGTATAGAAAATGGGTAGAAGAAGATAGGATAGAGAAAGAGAGGATACACACCGAAGCCTTTGTTGGCACACCGACAATAGAGGAAACTTATCAACAAAATTTATTCCGATTATCGTGAATATATACAACGAGATAAGACTGAAAACCCCTGGAAATATACAAAGGATGATTAACGAAAGGTTAAATAGGTAGCAAAAAATGGGCATGTTTAATTCAATATATGCTGATCTCTTGTGTCCTGATAAACAGGAGATAAGCAAAGATACGGAAATTCAAATTAAGTGGCAGAAACCAGAATCTCGTAGCCTCAATATTTATCATTTGGGTGACATATTGGAAGAGATTGAAAATGAATATAATAATAATTGGATTCGGAGGGACTACATTTGTAATACTTGCTCAAAACATACAAAAGGCTATAAAGGTAGACCATATATTAAAGTTGATGACCAAAAAAGGCATTATGTTTTTATTAGAATTGAAAAAGCCAGAATTTGTGATATTCTTACTGAAGAAGAATTCAGACAAAAGGGGATAAAGGAATTTGTTGACTATTGGTAAGATATAAAGCAGAAAGTCAGAGTCGGACATTGAAAGATGAGAGGAAAAATGAAACCAGAAAAGACGATAACTATCATGGCAGATTTTGGATTCGGTCCGTATGCGTGGCTTAAGGACGCTTCGGATGAAACAGATTATGTTGGTTTAAACATTGCAAATCGTGAAACTGGTATGACTGAATTTGATATCTCAAAACAGCTTGAAACAGATTTTGCCGAATGGATTACCCGCTTCGAACGACACGCACTGAACAACAGTGACTTCCCATGGGAATTGTTTCATCAAGATGGTCTGCTTCTTGCCAAAAGGCTCAAACAAGAAGTTGGAAATGTGGCTAATGTTGTGTATGTAAAACCAACGGAAGACCCTAATCACCAGGTCGAGGAGAAAACATGGATTGAATGAAGGAAGAAAAAGGAAAAAAGAGGAAAAGGGGAGAAAGGGAAGACTAATGTCACATTTTGAGTGAGTATTGACAAGAGGTATGGCTTAAGGCAATTTATCAGGAAAGTTTCGCTGAAGGGTTAGCAAAATCGAGGGGGCTTTTAGCCTCTTTGACAGTTGAACTTTTGATTGTATGGGTATAAATCATGGTTGTTCGGACATCACTATGTCCCAGCAACTCCTGAATAGTTCTGATATCGTAATTGGCTTGTAAGAGATGTGTGGCAAAGCTATGGCGGAAGGTATGGGCTGAAACCCGCTTCATAATCTTCACCTTTCTGACCGCCTGTTTAATTGCTCTGTGCACATGAGTCTCATATAGATGATATCTCTTTAATTCCTTTGAATCAAGAACAAAGGTCAACATTTTAGATGGAAAAAAACACTGCCAGATTAATTCCTTCCCACAATCCTTATATTTCTTTTCGAGCAAGCCAGTTATAAATGCGCCTGCGTAGCCTGCCTTGAGGTCATTCTGGTGCAACTCCTTCACTTTTTCGAGATGAACCTTTAATTGAGGTATAATTGTCTGTGGTAAAGGCACGGTTCTATCTTTTTGTCCTTTACCGTCGTGGACTGTGAGGATACCGGCATCAAAATTGAAATTGTGAAGCCGAAGATTCAGGCACTCAAACAAGCGTAAGCCACAGCCATACAACAACTTTACCACAAGGTCATAAGGATATGAAAGATGGGTAAAAATTGCTTCTATTTCCTCTCTGGACAAAACAACTGGTATATAGCGTCTTCTCTTTGCTCTAACATTATCCCGATGGTCGCCAAAATCCTTTTTTAGGACATGCCTGAATAAAAAAAGGAGTGCATTAAATGCCTGATTCTGGGTAGAAGCCGAGACATTCTGCTTGACAGCTAAATATTTAAGAAATTCTTGGACATCCTGGGAAGAAAGTGACAGAGGGGATTTGTTTTTGGTAAAAGTGTAGAACCTTCTCAACCACATTACATATACCCTTAATGTTTTCGGAGAATAGTGTCTTATTTTTATTTCAGCCAGCAAATTTGTGTAAATTTTCTTCCATTCTGAGGTTGAATCATTCTTCTGGATGGATTCTTCCTGAACCTGTGGTAAGGAAGATGATATTGAAATCCTTTCTACCATCTTCAAACTCGGCTGTCCATTTACATCTAAATTCATTTTGTTCTTATCCACTGGATTAACATTGGTCTCCAATACTTCGTAATAAAGATATACGGAATGAGCCGCTTGTTTTTGCTGTATTTGTGTCTGGTGTTTTTCCTGTAATTTCTTTATAAACTGAGCAAGATTTTCCCTATTTGAATATTCAAGGTTATATTTATGGCAAAAGTCAAAATAATACCTCAGCCATTTTTTATAATTGGTCTGCTCAGAAATAGGGATTGACTTTTTAGTCAGTATTGAGCTATAGTGGGCAAATACTTCTATTGGGATATTAATCATGCAGAATTCACTCCTTTCTTGATATCATATCAAAAGTAATGTTATCTTGTTAGATTATACAAAATTAAGTAAGATTTGTCAAATTTTTTCTTGACTTTTCTGATGGGTTTGTGATAAAATATAACAAAAGTGTATAATAACTTGTTAGACAGAGAGATATATTTCCAAGTTTGGTCAGTATATAAACGAGGTGCACGAAGTTACGTCATAAAAATACCACTTTGATTTGAGGAGGTAGTTTATGAATTCGATAATAATAACCGCCCTAAGTGCTCAGATAACTGCCATTTTGGTAGTCATATTTAGTACATTCTTTGCCAAAAGAAAAGAGACGCAGACAGGACGATCTAAATTCTTCGAATCACTGGATAAAAAGTTCGATATAGGATTTGTTAAAGATCGATCGGATATTGAAATACTCAAAAGTGCAATTGAGAGAGAAGCGGGTGCTGTTTACTCATTAGCTCCCCTACTTGAGGACTATCTTGTTCATCTCACTCACAAAGGTACTCAAGAATCAACTGATACTACTTTATCTGAGCGGTATCAAATAATTAAAGAAATAATTGTTCAGGAAAATGCAGACAAACCCTTTGCAGATGTTCCAGAAGAAGAAAGGCAGTTATTAATAAGAATACGAGACGGGACCCAACATAATGACAAAGAATCTATCTTATTCAATCTAAACGAATTAAGTTCCGTTATCTCGGTACGAACCAAAGATTATGAAAGAACCATGAAAACAAATAGATGGGCAGTGCCTCTTGCTGTAATTGGTTTACTTGCCTCAATTGTCTTTGGTGCATTTAGCTTGTTGAAATAATGCCCTATCTAACCAATCGCTGCACCTGACCCTCGCTTCACTCGGGCAGGTGAGCTTTATCGTTATGTGGGAAGAATATGATAAATTGATTGGGGGAAACAAATGAAAGAAAAGAATGTATGGTGCAAAATAATAGAAGCGGTTACTGCTCCACTTGGTTTTTTTGTTCTCGCTCTTTTGATTGTTGAATCTTTCTTGGCTATTGTCCTTACAGGTGGCAAACTAGAAAAAAACGATCAAATGATAGGCATTTACATTGGTATCGCTTTGTTCGTCTTTGTTACAATTCTTGTTTTTATATTAGTTTGGCACAAACCGAAAAATTTAACCTTTGATAAGGAGTCACACTTAATCGACCAAGGGAAGGCTCCCTTCGGAACAGACTCTACAACAGTTCTAAATAGGGACAAACTGTTGCCTACAGAAGCAAATGGAAAAGGAGGCAACTCATGAAAGCATACACAATAAATTATGATTTAAAAGCTCCTGATAGAAATTATGATGGTCTTTACGAAGCAATTAAAAAATCACCAAAATGGTGGCATTATTTAGAATCTACCTGGATTATTATTACAAATGAAACACCTAATCAAATATGGCAACGTATAGAGCCTTTTGTTGATAAAAATGATTATTTATTGATTATAGAAGTCCGAGATAATGTGCAAGGATGGCTACCTAAGGATGCATGGGATTGGATTCATACAAATGTACCTAGATAAAAGCACATAACCAATCGCTGCACCTGACCGCCAACAGTGTAGCGGTTTTGCAAAGTTCTGTGCCCTATTAAAGTTTAGTGGTTTTACAAAGTTTTGTGTCCATCCTGTTGGCGGCAGGTGAGCTCAATCGTTAGCTGCCATCACCCTATCAAGTGGAGAAGGAGAAGGGAGAAAGAATAGTGGCAGAAGGAACACCAGAGCCAGTATCTGCCACCGATACAGGCCAGTTTTGAAAAAAATGCTATCCGCTAAAGGTTGAGAAGATTTGAGAGGGAATGGTATAATATAAATTTATGAAGAAGAGCATAGACCATCTTTCTTTCAGAAAACAGAGGGAATTAGAGACTGTCGTCAGGGTCATTCGTAATGTAGTAAGGGTAGAGATGATTGTCTTATTTGGAAGCTATGCCAGGGGAGACTTTGTTGACTATGACTTTCGATACGATGCTGAAGAAGGACATTTCACCAGTTATGAAAGTGATTTTGACATTATGGTCATTGTCCAGGAAGAAAAGATAGCGGAAGATTTTAGGATTTGGGGAAGAATTGAAAATCAACTTAGACACAAAATCCCTACACCCGTAAAGCTCGTTACCGAAGATATTGAGCATGTCAATGAACAACTTTCAGTGGGCAGATACTTTTATGCTGAGGTCAAGAAAGAAGGCATACTCCTTTATGATTCAAAACGCTTTCAACTTGCAAGGGCAAGGAAGCTCACTCCAGGAATAAAAAAGGCACTGGCAGAGGAGGATTATAAGCTTTGGTTTCCAAAGGCAAAGGAGTTTTTTGTGAATTTCGAATTTAACTTTGAGAAAGGCTGGAATAATTTAGCTGCCTTTAACCTTCACCAAACCACAGAGTCTCTATACAGTGGTGCTTCCCTTGTCCTTACCAGCTACAAACCGAAGACGCACGATCTGGAAAAACTAACAAAGCGTATGGAAAAAATTGACTTGGATTTTAAAAAGATTTTCCCCCGAGAACAAGCTGAAGAAAAGCGCCTCTTTGAGCTTCTTAGGAAGGCCTATGTTGATGCAAGATACAAGAAATCATATAAGATTACCAAATCTGAACTGGAATACTTAGCGGAAAGGGTAAAGAAACTGCGTAGATTAGCCTTAAGAAAGAGCAGAGAGAAGATTAAAGAGTTTGAATTAAGCCCCTGATCTGCAATATCAAGTTGACTAAACCCTTTATTTGTAGGATAATTTAGCCAATACAACTTTCCTTACAGCAATATAAAGCTGCCAATAGGCAGTATAATCCTAGGTTAGCTAATATAAAAGAAACACAACGGGAGGTGGTAATATGGCAGTTACTATTCCATTAGATCAAATGACTACAGCAGAGAAACTTCTATCAATGGAGAATATATGGGATGATTTATGCCGAAGGGCAGATGAAATCTCTTCTCCGCCCTGGCATGGGGAGGTTCTCCAGCAGAGGGAAGAAAAAGTAAAGAAAGGGGTAGAGGAATTTACTGATTGGGAGAATGCCAAAGGGAAAATAAAAGAGTCTGTTTCATGAAAATCAAAATTCTTGAATCGGCATCCCAGGATTTAATCGAAGGCTACTGGTTCTACGAAAAACAGCAAGAAGGTCTCGGTAGTT encodes the following:
- a CDS encoding UvrD-helicase domain-containing protein; this translates as MEFPHILVISASAGAGKTMTLSERYIKFLISPEIKTSARNILAITFTNKAAGEMKERIIFDLKKMALGDSKNKELAEKKLNELLDNYSDFKVQTIDSFLTSVTTASALELGIPPHFEIEMSSSQAFNFALDELLSQVYHNSPLEAIFLNFVDELLHINSRITWNIKNEILTNISSLRKLEVLKGLKVKRVCTSEDIKKLRTNLIKDVEGFCEMGKEKVMFNTHFKRAVDNFRNDAHYQPWESKMFLKDAVNEICNKGSIITPSHQKIWQEIRQGISSLAEMTAHCRFAPFIDIISHFDEGVDSFKKHMQIIFIEDLNILLNTFLENEGAVPEVYFHLGDRIAHFFIDEFQDTSRSQWQTLFPLIEEALSKTGSLFYVGDKKQAIFGFRGGESALFDEAKANFPSVEKEKIKEEFPEINYRSRENIVEFVNNTFCQENLSHWAEEVKLSIPFETYLHSQQKSKEKFRGGYVRIESIDEPLDKDELYPKIEQYLVDVIQNKIIHRFSPGEVTILVRTNDEASWVTRVLTGAGIAVASEMTLDISSHHLIQEIVCFLKFLNSPIDNLSFAGFLQGDIFLKASGLTHFTIYSFLLKNRIKRKALYTLFRDEFPEVWESHLENYFQMVGFLPPYDLVSKILKGYNVFQEFPNEEGFFFQLLEVLKNTEVEGENSLKSFLARWNKDEEEKKDFQVVLPGYANAIRVMTIHKAKGLGFPVVIYPFAYLEKSTINEIYEKDGEGIIPYRIVEKYREASAKLRELYEREFTAQLIEGLNIFYVALTRAIDELYIFLPKFKGHKKLPVPILEPRLEIGSPLIQTPKTLEQRKSHIYPPQVNEWQDKLYRPKINIDELRDTGRKKAKERGIFIHEFLAGIERLSEQWEEEIENRFGTLSQDKQEIIPILRDFFKREEMRKWFMLAPDISIYCEKEIVDESGQQYRVDRLLVWQDKVVVIEFKSGEPQSAQHQKQVNTYLRLLSKIYPDKTLEGWLLYVDELVSRKNE
- a CDS encoding four helix bundle protein, which encodes MTKIQNSKQYDLEERTYQFAQEVALFCKKLPKTITNIEYLKQIIRASGSVGANYIEANESLGSKDFKMRIKVTIRHEGHGEHEVKFDELSNS
- the tmk gene encoding dTMP kinase translates to MNRLSMFITFEGTEGSGKTTQSELLTKALREKGFEVIHTYEPGGTKISDKIRQILLDPENSNMSALTELFLYLSARAQHIEEVIKPALAAGKIVICDRFIDATMAYQGYGRGLNKDLIQKLNAVVTQEIKPDLTFVLDVDPQEGLEMAKTLSTAGLGDRIEQEALDFHQRVRQGYLEISKQESARVKIINRQKSVEEIHQIILNLCSGIVTTQPRKH
- a CDS encoding methyltransferase domain-containing protein, which translates into the protein MQDYERQVKLKFKLLATFYDLSDIPFLLNGKGNPRRALARKIPNETLRILDVCVGSANSAIAVAEANDQNEIIGVDLSPDMIAVAESKIRRRGIQNIFIHQMDATKMTFQDGEFDIAMISFGLHELDYDLMIDILKEMCRVLKESGKLYLVDYEREDGLLKNLVLSIHLKIFEPSHMPQFLKYDWVEILQSIGFQVTETEKYLFSKLICAVKQSNAELTAAQQAVAADRLRRG
- a CDS encoding nucleotidyltransferase domain-containing protein, producing MISEKTIKKAIERLIEVAKPQKIYLFGSYARGDAREQSDLDFLIVEQTIKSQRKEMVYLHDAIRSMCIPVDIIPVSEATFNEWSNVPGTVIHKARTEGRLCYEKS
- a CDS encoding reverse transcriptase N-terminal domain-containing protein — its product is MKNRKLAERFLRLEPKGKWEAINWQKVNTEVRRLQMRIAKAEREGKYLLFHGLSNQLRYLVILPGFSNRTIQMLEPCAGKLARTILRGKVRREPRALPDSPASHWVLAMQCPPL